A window from Erythrolamprus reginae isolate rEryReg1 chromosome 11, rEryReg1.hap1, whole genome shotgun sequence encodes these proteins:
- the LOC139173876 gene encoding phospholipase A2 inhibitor NAI-like, translated as MRGAGILIFCVFFSVLSTVTSLKCQTCVCHRTECKEEDVKVEECKENEEFCSTVIFNSTMINPSRSLIVKKCSRQEECVDDLLSITTVDGRFQVARGTCCQTELCNGEPILLEHHHTLKPNGLKCPGCYALDADHCEANETVNCVGEEDQCFNITSFKVIFGKFPDKSTSQGCMTKQPCRFSVGYSEIADGLFKVNVTTLECRNASSSDPDHH; from the exons ATGAGGGGTGCTGGAATTCTCATCTTTTGTGTCTTCTTCTCCGTCTTGTCAACAG TGACATCTCTGAAGTGTCAGACATGTGTTTGCCATAGAACTGAATGTAAAGAAGAAGATGTAAAAGTGGAGGAATGCAAAGAAAATGAAGAATTCTGTTCTACTGTAATTTTTAATAGTACTATGA TCAATCCTTCACGGAGTTTGATTGTCAAGAAATGTTCAAGACAGGAGGAATGTGTGGATGACCTCTTGAGCATCACAACAGTAGATGGTAGATTTCAAGTAGCTAGAGGGACCTGTTGCCAGACTGAGCTGTGTAATGGAGAACCAATTCTGT TGGAACATCATCATACACTTAAACCAAATGGGTTAAAGTGCCCAGGCTGCTATGCCCTTGATGCAGATCACTGTGAAGCCAATGAAACTGTAAACTGCGTTGGCGAAGAGGACCAGTGTTTTAACATAACTAGTTTCAAAGTGATTT TTGGAAAGTTCCCTGACAAGTCCACTAGCCAAGGATGTATGACAAAGCAGCCCTGTCGCTTCTCTGTAGGGTACTCTGAGATAGCCGATGGGCTGTTCAAGGTCAATGTCACCACCCTGGAATGCAGAAACGCATCTTCATCTGATCCTGATCATCATTAA